One window of Metopolophium dirhodum isolate CAU chromosome 3, ASM1992520v1, whole genome shotgun sequence genomic DNA carries:
- the LOC132941637 gene encoding facilitated trehalose transporter Tret1-like, whose amino-acid sequence MDRKRFRENDRLIGTTEEEDAKSGRRQLLACLLASLMSLSAGTVIAGWSPTEGNFKDEDLKKWSTEQESWIISIYVVGALVGALPAGFLSQKYGRKTLLLWLAAPMIAGWVLCLLRLESLFLECMGRFVCGISVGATTVAVPLYAREVSSDVLRGRTGVFLDFMLCVGILYAYVARAVLDGVRQFCLACAVVPVTFVVLFAYVPESPVHLYNVGQYEQAASALRWLRGRWFNVKNEFDKIESSKCLDDELFDRGRKMSAVNKKFLAKVTIISFGLVLVQRMSGAGGVIQYSSTLFKMSGSTIDPNTACIIVGTFQLVASGVSFLLVDKVGRRTLLLTSSAVITACLVLLVVYFSLIEKETLMESPWRISLLFVLCVFISAFRLGLGPIPWFISTELSPALYGGRIQSMAACFSWSLSFVIMKTFKIFVEANPVLLWCSFAAFSAAGFLFVLFYVPETNNKSREQIHIELIG is encoded by the exons ATGGATAGAAAGAGGTTCAGAGAAAATGATAGACTTATTGGAACAACCGAGGAGGAGGATGCAAAATCTGGTCGCCGACAACTGTTGGCGTGCCTTCtag CCTCGTTGATGTCGCTGTCGGCGGGCACAGTCATCGCGGGATGGTCTCCGACTGAAGGAAATTTCAAAGACGAAGATTTGAAGAAGTGGTCTACCGAACAGGAATCGTGGATCATATCGATTTACGTGGTCGGCGCACTGGTTGGAGCATTACCTGCCGGCTTTTTGAGTCAAAAGTATGGCCGCAAGACACTGCTGCTCTGGCTGGCCGCCCCCATGATTGCCGGATGGGTATTATGTCTGTTGCGGTTGGAGAGC TTGTTCCTGGAGTGCATGGGACGATTTGTCTGTGGGATATCGGTGGGCGCGACCACCGTGGCCGTGCCGCTTTACGCCCGGGAGGTGTCGTCGGACGTGTTGCGTGGCCGCACAGGGGTGTTTCTGGACTTTATGCTGTGCGTCGGCATACTATACGCTTACGTGGCCAGGGCGGTGTTGGATGGAGTGAGACAGTTCTGTCTGGCGTGTGCCGTCGTGCCGGTAACGTTTGTTGTGCTGTTCGCGTACGTGCCCGAGTCGCCCGTCCACCTGTACAACGTCGGCCAGTATGAACAAGCGGCATCGGCGCTGAG ATGGTTAAGGGGTAGGTGGTTCAATGTCAAAAACGAGTTCGATAAAATAGAGTCATCTAAGTGCCTCGACGATGAGTTATTTGACCGTGGTAGAAAAATGAGTGCCGTAaacaa GAAATTCTTGGCGAAGGTGACGATAATTTCTTTCGGCCTGGTGCTCGTACAGCGAATGTCCGGCGCCGGAGGAGTGATCCAATACTCATCCACATTATTCAAAATGTCCGGATCCACCATCGATCCAAACACAGCGTGCATCATAGTCGGCACATTCCAACTGGTCGCTTCCGGGGTGTCGTTCCTGCTTGTCGACAAGGTCGGACGGAGGACTCTGCTGTTGACCTCGTCCGCGGTGATTACCGCATGTCTCGTCCTCTTGGTTGTTTACTTCAGCCTTATAGAAAAAG aaACGCTTATGGAATCGCCATGGAGGATATCCCTGCTGTTTGTACTGTGTGTGTTCATATCCGCCTTCCGGTTGGGCCTGGGACCAATTCCATGGTTCATAAGCACCGAACTGTCACCGGCCTTGTACGGCGGCCGCATACAGTCCATGGCCGCGTGCTTTTCCTGGTCCCTGTCGTTCGTCATTATGAAAACGTTTAAGATCTTCGTCGAGGCGAACCCCGTGTTGTTGTGGTGTTCGTTCGCTGCGTTCTCGGCCGCCGGGTTCCTGTTCGTGTTGTTCTACGTGCCCGAGACCAACAACAAGAGCCGTGAACAGATCCACATCGAACTGATCGGTTAG